The bacterium genome has a window encoding:
- a CDS encoding outer membrane lipoprotein carrier protein LolA produces the protein MNLSKFKRSGNCDTLFAFLAVIAFLIAFPSPGLCQDEADRALALARKTYASLVGLQADFVQTEERPGVGMSSREEGILFFSPPDRMRWDYGGKRPHSVVINNSRVWIHTPSRKQIIVRELTPKEMRMGAATFFSGLDGIEEDFTVQSRVTAPGESVPLDLFPLEDNLPYDKISILVASDSGLVERIAIHHKLGNVTTITFHGIKTGVELSDDLFKWDVPKGTEVIEP, from the coding sequence TTGAACCTTTCAAAATTCAAAAGATCGGGCAATTGCGACACGCTGTTCGCATTCCTGGCTGTTATCGCTTTTCTGATAGCGTTTCCCTCCCCCGGGTTGTGCCAGGACGAGGCTGACCGGGCCCTTGCCCTGGCAAGAAAAACCTATGCTTCCCTGGTGGGTCTTCAGGCCGACTTTGTTCAGACTGAAGAACGGCCCGGAGTGGGTATGAGTTCCAGGGAGGAGGGGATCCTTTTCTTCAGCCCCCCGGACCGTATGCGCTGGGATTATGGCGGTAAACGCCCTCACTCTGTAGTCATAAACAACTCCAGGGTCTGGATCCATACCCCCTCCCGCAAACAGATCATCGTCAGGGAATTAACCCCTAAAGAGATGAGAATGGGTGCTGCCACCTTCTTCAGCGGACTGGACGGGATCGAGGAAGATTTCACCGTTCAGTCAAGGGTGACCGCTCCCGGTGAGAGTGTTCCTCTCGACCTGTTTCCTCTTGAAGATAACCTTCCCTACGACAAGATCTCCATCCTGGTGGCCTCCGACTCAGGCCTTGTGGAGCGCATCGCCATTCACCATAAGTTGGGGAATGTGACCACAATAACCTTTCATGGCATAAAAACCGGGGTGGAGCTTTCGGATGACCTGTTCAAGTGGGATGTTCCGAAAGGAACGGAAGTGATTGAGCCGTGA
- a CDS encoding DNA translocase FtsK, with protein sequence MAKNEPRKEKKLSPASHSRWREIVGVALVAVGLFFLLALVSYSPRDISLNSTGTGQSQASNMGGIVGAYLADASIQALGWTAFMIPVFFLFLGVTRFFHRNWGSWALRSAGAALFVLTLCVLVQLRLGPITFTGGKVQAGGTIGKLAADGLISFFNVAGAHVIVLALLLAATLIMTNLSLRAAAAWLAGLIGALFTLVTKKRERTRRKKVVSRAKEIEQKIKPPTIESKPAVVNRTRAASPRQEEFDTLPRPRGKFSLPPLHLLDMPDEDHRNVTEEEHLARSRMLVKKLQDYGIHGQVTAVNPGPVITVFEYEPGPGIKVNQIVSRTGDLSLAMGGVDIRIVERIQGKSAIGIEVPNIEPETVRLREILGSAEFESYKGILRFAIGKDTSGVPYITDLDSMPHMLVAGATGTGKSVAINSMILSLLFNLTPDDVRLVMVDPKMLELSPYEGIPHLLAPVVMEPKKAASALRWLVAEMERRYQLLSARKARNIDSYNTKTARIKEELGEDEDRKLPHIVVIIDELADLMMTTSRDVEECIARLGQMARAAGIHLILATQRPSVDIISGSIKTNITGRMAFKVTDKSNSRVILDHNGAEQLLGRGDMLFIKTGMTGLTRLHGCFVTEDEVGRVVKFLKDQAKPEYREDLFDYQPSIPGAEDDGEEDEKYQVALDFVYNKGYASASMIQRNFKVGYNRAARMVERMELDGHIGPPDGAKPRPLLRRYEVD encoded by the coding sequence ATGGCCAAGAACGAACCTCGAAAAGAGAAGAAGCTGTCTCCCGCGTCCCACTCCCGCTGGCGTGAGATCGTCGGTGTGGCTCTTGTGGCTGTGGGGCTCTTTTTTCTCCTGGCCCTGGTTTCCTACTCGCCCCGGGACATATCTCTCAATAGTACTGGCACCGGGCAGAGCCAGGCGAGCAACATGGGCGGCATCGTCGGCGCCTACCTGGCGGACGCGAGTATCCAGGCTCTTGGCTGGACCGCTTTCATGATCCCGGTTTTCTTTTTATTCCTCGGTGTGACACGTTTCTTCCACAGGAACTGGGGTAGCTGGGCATTGAGGTCGGCGGGTGCTGCTCTGTTTGTTTTGACCTTGTGCGTTCTGGTCCAGTTGAGGTTGGGTCCGATAACCTTTACAGGGGGCAAGGTCCAGGCCGGCGGTACCATCGGCAAACTTGCTGCGGACGGTCTGATATCCTTTTTTAACGTGGCAGGGGCCCATGTTATCGTTCTGGCCCTTCTCCTGGCCGCCACTCTGATCATGACCAACCTTTCCCTGAGGGCCGCGGCAGCCTGGCTGGCCGGGTTGATCGGTGCGTTGTTTACTCTGGTGACCAAGAAACGAGAACGCACCCGCCGGAAAAAAGTTGTCAGCCGCGCAAAGGAAATTGAACAGAAAATCAAACCGCCGACGATAGAGAGTAAGCCTGCGGTTGTTAACCGGACCCGTGCAGCCTCCCCCAGACAGGAGGAGTTCGACACTCTCCCGCGCCCACGGGGCAAATTCTCCCTTCCCCCTCTTCACCTTCTTGACATGCCAGACGAGGATCACAGAAATGTGACGGAGGAAGAGCATCTCGCCAGAAGCCGGATGCTTGTTAAAAAACTTCAGGATTACGGGATCCACGGCCAGGTAACAGCGGTCAACCCGGGTCCTGTCATCACTGTATTCGAGTATGAACCGGGGCCTGGGATCAAGGTCAACCAGATCGTAAGCCGTACCGGTGATCTTTCCCTTGCCATGGGCGGGGTGGATATCAGGATCGTGGAGCGCATCCAGGGCAAATCAGCCATCGGGATCGAGGTTCCCAACATTGAACCTGAGACAGTTCGCCTCAGGGAGATCCTGGGCTCAGCCGAGTTTGAATCGTACAAGGGGATTCTCAGGTTCGCTATAGGGAAGGATACATCGGGTGTTCCCTACATCACCGATCTGGATTCCATGCCCCACATGCTTGTGGCCGGAGCTACCGGCACAGGTAAGAGCGTGGCCATCAATTCCATGATCCTGTCCCTGTTGTTCAACCTTACGCCAGACGATGTCCGTCTGGTTATGGTGGATCCGAAGATGCTGGAACTTTCTCCCTACGAGGGGATCCCCCACCTGCTGGCACCGGTTGTCATGGAGCCGAAGAAGGCAGCTTCTGCCCTTCGCTGGCTCGTGGCCGAGATGGAGAGAAGGTACCAGCTTCTGTCTGCAAGGAAAGCCAGGAATATAGACAGCTACAACACCAAGACCGCCAGGATCAAGGAAGAGCTGGGGGAGGATGAAGACAGGAAACTTCCGCACATCGTGGTCATCATTGACGAACTGGCCGATCTCATGATGACCACATCCAGGGATGTGGAAGAGTGCATAGCCAGACTGGGGCAGATGGCCCGTGCGGCAGGTATTCACCTTATTCTGGCAACACAGCGTCCCTCGGTGGACATCATTTCCGGGAGCATCAAAACTAACATCACCGGCCGCATGGCTTTCAAGGTCACCGACAAGTCAAACTCCCGGGTCATCCTGGACCACAACGGGGCGGAGCAGCTTCTCGGTCGGGGCGATATGTTGTTCATCAAGACAGGGATGACCGGCCTGACACGCTTGCACGGGTGCTTTGTCACGGAGGACGAAGTGGGGAGAGTTGTCAAATTTCTCAAGGACCAGGCCAAGCCTGAATACAGGGAAGATCTGTTCGACTATCAGCCCTCTATTCCAGGGGCAGAAGATGACGGAGAAGAGGACGAGAAGTACCAGGTGGCCCTGGATTTCGTCTACAACAAGGGTTATGCTTCGGCCTCCATGATCCAGAGAAACTTCAAGGTGGGTTATAACAGGGCTGCCCGCATGGTTGAGCGCATGGAGCTAGACGGTCACATCGGCCCGCCGGATGGCGCCAAACCCAGGCCGCTCCTGCGGAGGTATGAGGTTGATTGA
- a CDS encoding undecaprenyl-diphosphate phosphatase encodes MFESILLGILQGLTEFLPVSSSGHLVLAQELLSGFNTPAAAFDVLLHGGTLAAVLIYFRRDLVQLAHDMARPSEGGWRLPALLVIGSIPAGVVGVFLSEMIEPLFSAPRVASVGLLLTGCILAAAWRIRGRGHRTVVDITVSGAILIGLAQALAIVPGISRSGSTIAMGMFIGYSGREAARFSFLLSIPAIGGALLLESGVLTEGGLPLSFLAGAVSAALVGWASVAFLMKLLGRENLLPFAVYCLALGSLSLVFLV; translated from the coding sequence ATGTTTGAATCGATTTTATTGGGAATTCTTCAAGGTCTGACAGAATTCCTCCCTGTCTCCTCCTCCGGCCACCTTGTCCTGGCCCAGGAGCTGCTATCCGGATTCAATACGCCGGCTGCGGCTTTCGATGTTCTGCTACACGGCGGGACCCTTGCGGCGGTGCTCATATATTTCAGGCGCGATCTGGTTCAATTGGCCCATGACATGGCCCGGCCGTCTGAAGGAGGATGGCGTCTGCCTGCCCTTCTCGTCATCGGCTCCATCCCGGCTGGGGTTGTGGGTGTGTTTCTGTCCGAAATGATAGAGCCTCTTTTTTCGGCCCCGAGAGTAGCGTCAGTCGGCCTGCTTCTGACAGGGTGCATCCTGGCGGCAGCCTGGCGAATAAGGGGCAGGGGCCATCGAACCGTTGTCGACATCACTGTGTCTGGCGCCATCCTGATAGGTCTTGCTCAGGCGCTGGCCATTGTTCCCGGTATATCCAGGTCCGGATCCACTATCGCCATGGGTATGTTCATCGGATATTCGGGTAGGGAGGCCGCCCGGTTTTCCTTCCTGCTCTCAATCCCTGCCATTGGCGGAGCCCTGTTGCTCGAGTCCGGTGTGCTCACGGAAGGCGGGCTACCCCTGTCTTTCCTTGCGGGCGCCGTTTCGGCTGCTCTGGTTGGATGGGCATCTGTCGCCTTCCTCATGAAACTCCTCGGCCGTGAAAACCTGCTTCCCTTCGCGGTGTACTGTCTGGCTCTAGGTTCTCTTTCTTTGGTGTTTCTGGTATAG